In one Bdellovibrionota bacterium genomic region, the following are encoded:
- a CDS encoding prepilin-type N-terminal cleavage/methylation domain-containing protein → MNKRSLSKPAKCGFSLVELMVGMVIAALVGGFAYRVVTSQVGQQHGQALVQRQDREIMQGIEQLRRDLSAMDYTWTVRNVSPLSYQGEAAHSPPSAGDWLTFPVSDASFLPLMQFQNDVVLGAGGGQLFDPNTFHTLKSPVANSTSLAVNDWVIIYKTNQYQLAKIMAKNPNDDTSPITALKFEPVSSADTAAADHPGVVLNRLASPPESTIFLSDDTIIQKVGVASYQLIDGPGGDKPARYLARTFNGVRSNLAKVESLSFSFDEKTATGMTTDISTPANWSRVRAVNTRIATSGSSGKQRLWNFKLAFTGSGTNMEISSGEVSVTPTRTLTDVSVGSPSFERYTDGTSRVFVPGISFGNSAAASAGRLIIVDGATGNELGNVMLSSAGNPFLPSSTALMRSGSGSVGLILGGYMEAGGVRKPALACYPRNSTTQKIDTGAAATVTELSAAMGLNDTISVAAVGNNIYVAPYTKGAAGDPLYIYKVPYQGNCTFGAPALFYEDSTSVNDILTTSVGLGPKISGNPHLIFGESNSAIGVADGSVELAQMDASGDLVVGWPKKIAETNWDTRGTMCDVPGHCYVGERLLVEAIRQTEIQEILAGSPVKQMDLANKDTVNGLYYASYIVDPAYIPPTAPVSAQTITYLGGMSTFLESPVLTFLAITNDSVSNDASVSSVLMVGGPPIVQAEVWPVVPNLNASLVAFAHTQSFQKLPTDRLPPGYFPPSGTLGTPGARCARPLDGSTAGWFVCFCNKFADCAIGAVTPTPTPTPTPTPTPTPTPSTPTPTPTPMDGPPRYDCVDHTICMCCSQAQCCAGGAYTECLGHLPDGTLYLHCMFLCGTTAPQGSCGEGGSCASSACGWTPTPTSTPTPTPTPTPCASPNPCGEPPFCEPKVGGICP, encoded by the coding sequence ATGAACAAGCGTTCGCTCTCGAAGCCGGCGAAATGCGGTTTTTCGCTCGTTGAATTAATGGTCGGGATGGTCATTGCGGCCCTGGTGGGCGGATTCGCCTATCGCGTCGTCACCAGCCAGGTGGGGCAGCAACACGGCCAGGCTTTGGTCCAAAGGCAGGATCGCGAGATCATGCAAGGGATCGAACAACTCCGCCGGGACCTGTCCGCGATGGATTACACCTGGACCGTTCGAAACGTCTCGCCGCTTTCGTATCAAGGCGAAGCCGCGCACAGCCCCCCCTCGGCGGGGGATTGGCTGACGTTCCCGGTGAGCGACGCCTCCTTCCTCCCACTGATGCAATTTCAAAACGATGTCGTTCTTGGGGCGGGTGGGGGTCAGCTCTTTGATCCGAACACGTTCCATACGCTTAAGTCGCCCGTCGCGAACTCCACGTCCTTGGCGGTGAACGATTGGGTGATCATCTATAAGACGAATCAATATCAGCTCGCCAAGATCATGGCGAAGAACCCCAACGACGATACCAGCCCGATCACGGCGCTTAAATTTGAACCTGTGAGCTCGGCGGACACGGCGGCGGCCGATCATCCCGGTGTTGTACTCAACCGCCTGGCGTCGCCGCCGGAATCGACCATCTTTCTCTCCGACGACACGATCATTCAGAAAGTGGGCGTCGCGTCGTATCAGCTGATCGACGGGCCAGGGGGCGACAAGCCGGCTCGATACCTGGCCCGCACGTTCAACGGCGTTCGGTCGAATCTCGCGAAAGTGGAAAGTTTGTCGTTCTCGTTCGACGAGAAAACGGCCACCGGAATGACCACGGACATTTCAACCCCCGCGAACTGGAGCCGCGTGCGGGCGGTGAACACCCGAATCGCGACGAGCGGTTCTTCCGGAAAACAACGTCTGTGGAACTTTAAGTTGGCCTTCACCGGCTCGGGAACGAATATGGAGATTTCATCGGGGGAAGTGAGCGTCACGCCGACGCGGACGTTGACGGACGTGTCGGTCGGTTCGCCGTCGTTCGAGCGGTACACGGACGGTACTTCTCGGGTCTTTGTGCCGGGGATCTCGTTTGGAAACAGCGCCGCGGCTTCGGCCGGCCGGCTGATCATCGTGGACGGCGCCACGGGCAATGAGCTGGGGAATGTAATGCTTTCCAGCGCGGGAAATCCGTTTCTGCCTTCAAGCACGGCCCTGATGCGATCGGGAAGCGGGTCGGTCGGTCTCATCCTGGGCGGGTACATGGAGGCAGGAGGTGTACGGAAGCCGGCGTTGGCGTGCTACCCCCGCAACAGCACGACCCAAAAGATCGACACGGGCGCCGCGGCGACGGTCACGGAACTTTCGGCGGCCATGGGATTGAATGACACGATTTCCGTCGCGGCCGTTGGAAACAATATTTATGTCGCGCCGTATACGAAGGGAGCGGCGGGGGATCCTCTCTACATCTACAAGGTGCCGTATCAGGGGAACTGCACGTTCGGCGCGCCCGCGCTGTTTTATGAGGACAGTACGAGCGTGAACGACATCCTGACGACCTCGGTGGGCCTGGGGCCGAAAATCAGCGGAAATCCGCACCTCATTTTTGGTGAGTCGAACAGCGCGATCGGGGTCGCCGACGGTTCGGTCGAACTGGCGCAAATGGACGCAAGCGGGGACTTGGTGGTCGGCTGGCCGAAGAAAATCGCTGAGACAAACTGGGACACACGAGGAACGATGTGCGACGTTCCCGGACACTGCTATGTGGGAGAGCGCTTGTTGGTGGAAGCGATTCGCCAGACGGAGATCCAGGAAATTCTCGCGGGTTCTCCGGTGAAGCAGATGGATTTGGCGAACAAAGACACGGTCAACGGCCTCTATTACGCCTCGTATATCGTCGATCCGGCTTACATCCCGCCCACGGCGCCCGTTTCGGCGCAGACGATCACGTATCTGGGAGGAATGTCGACGTTCCTGGAGTCGCCGGTGCTGACGTTTCTCGCGATCACGAACGACAGCGTCTCCAACGACGCCTCGGTCTCGTCTGTTTTGATGGTGGGTGGCCCCCCCATTGTCCAGGCCGAGGTTTGGCCGGTGGTGCCCAACCTGAACGCCTCCCTCGTGGCCTTCGCACACACACAGAGTTTCCAGAAACTTCCCACGGATCGGCTTCCGCCCGGATACTTTCCTCCCAGCGGTACACTCGGGACTCCTGGCGCCCGCTGCGCGCGCCCGCTCGACGGTTCCACCGCGGGTTGGTTCGTATGCTTCTGCAACAAGTTTGCCGATTGCGCGATCGGTGCGGTGACGCCCACGCCCACGCCGACACCCACTCCCACGCCCACGCCGACCCCGACTCCATCAACACCGACACCAACCCCGACACCTATGGACGGGCCTCCCCGTTACGACTGCGTCGATCACACGATTTGTATGTGCTGTAGCCAGGCGCAATGCTGCGCGGGTGGAGCCTACACCGAATGTCTGGGCCACCTCCCCGATGGAACGCTCTATCTTCACTGTATGTTCCTCTGTGGTACCACCGCCCCCCAAGGCTCGTGCGGCGAAGGTGGAAGCTGCGCGAGCTCTGCTTGTGGCTGGACTCCCACTCCTACTTCGACTCCCACTCCCACCCCCACTCCAACTCCTTGCGCCAGCCCCAACCCTTGCGGGGAGCCTCCGTTTTGCGAACCCAAGGTTGGAGGAATCTGTCCGTAA